In Paenibacillus sp. G2S3, a single window of DNA contains:
- a CDS encoding ABC transporter substrate-binding protein gives MVRWGRKFLWAAVLIVVMTALAACGTDSSTTKDNVAKTENAGESTSAINNKPTEGSGNASASEEGATRTITGEFGDVEIPVKPKRVAGIYVEDYLKALGVTPVVQWYHPSWGKQDYLNLDVPEFDITGSMEVLLEKDPDLIIADGGADAARYEQYSKIAPTYRIPEAALQDSRQVLTAIADALGIPEKAEAVLAEYDQKVADGKAKLQQALGQEKVAVIRLNVADKTFALFGVKNRFTGVIYSQFGLTPVPMAAEMTEYQSIISEELIPQLQADHIIVFPDNGGWDTEGNQEAIQILDGPLWKSLPAVKKGNIYRMERSHWQTGAITANSMKLDDLLKAMVK, from the coding sequence ATGGTAAGATGGGGTCGGAAGTTTTTGTGGGCAGCAGTACTTATTGTGGTAATGACCGCGCTGGCGGCATGCGGAACGGATAGCAGTACTACGAAAGATAACGTTGCTAAGACAGAGAATGCAGGGGAATCAACCTCAGCTATCAACAACAAGCCAACCGAAGGAAGTGGAAATGCCTCAGCCTCAGAAGAGGGTGCAACTCGGACGATTACAGGAGAATTTGGAGATGTTGAGATTCCAGTCAAGCCTAAACGGGTGGCCGGGATTTACGTTGAAGATTATTTGAAGGCTTTGGGGGTTACCCCGGTGGTCCAGTGGTACCATCCAAGCTGGGGCAAACAGGATTATTTGAATCTGGATGTACCAGAATTTGATATCACCGGAAGCATGGAGGTGCTTCTGGAAAAAGACCCTGACTTGATCATTGCGGACGGAGGGGCGGATGCGGCGAGGTATGAACAATATTCCAAGATAGCACCAACTTATCGTATACCTGAGGCGGCGCTGCAGGACTCAAGACAAGTGCTTACAGCGATTGCTGATGCGCTCGGCATTCCGGAGAAGGCTGAGGCTGTGCTCGCCGAGTATGATCAGAAGGTTGCAGACGGGAAAGCTAAGCTGCAGCAGGCCCTGGGTCAGGAAAAAGTAGCAGTGATCCGGCTCAACGTAGCGGACAAAACCTTTGCTCTATTCGGTGTTAAAAACCGTTTTACTGGTGTGATTTATTCTCAATTTGGCCTAACACCCGTGCCTATGGCTGCAGAAATGACCGAATATCAATCTATTATTTCCGAAGAGCTTATTCCTCAGCTCCAAGCGGATCACATCATCGTGTTCCCTGACAACGGAGGATGGGATACTGAAGGGAATCAGGAAGCGATCCAAATCCTTGATGGCCCGTTGTGGAAGAGCCTGCCTGCGGTGAAGAAAGGGAATATTTATAGAATGGAACGTTCCCACTGGCAGACTGGTGCCATAACAGCCAATTCGATGAAGCTTGATGATTTGCTGAAAGCTATGGTGAAATAA